The following are encoded in a window of Frankiales bacterium genomic DNA:
- the mshA gene encoding D-inositol-3-phosphate glycosyltransferase — translation MPLEAETRRRRTPRPVHRDGDPRPLPRRAAVLSVHTSPLDQPGTGDAGGMNVYVTEVARRLAERGVEIEIFTRATSGDLPPSVEMAPGVTVRHVTAGPYQGLAKEDLPGQLCAVTSGVLRAEAMRPEGWYDVVHSHYWLSGQVGWLAAERWNVPLVHAMHTMAKVKNLTLAEGDRPEPEGRVIGEQQVVDAADRLVANTAAEARQLVDLYGADPAHVAVVHPGVDLDVFRPGGPDARRTARARLGVDPGKVVLLFVGRIQPLKAPDVLVRALASMVAVTPSLREHVEVVVCGGPSGSGLEHPHALEDLATRLGVADLVRFVPPAGRVELAEWYRAADVCVVPSYSESFGLVAVEAQACGTPVVAARVGGLPTAVADGTSGLLVDGHDPQVWAQALCSVVTDPARRATWARGAVAHAARFGWDATADATLEIYRDALADRAGLALAGSAT, via the coding sequence CTGCCTCTCGAGGCCGAGACCCGCCGTCGTCGCACCCCTCGTCCCGTCCACCGCGACGGCGACCCGCGGCCGCTCCCGCGCCGCGCCGCCGTCCTCTCGGTGCACACCTCCCCGCTCGACCAGCCCGGCACGGGCGACGCCGGCGGCATGAACGTCTACGTCACCGAGGTGGCCCGGCGCCTCGCCGAGCGCGGCGTCGAGATCGAGATCTTCACCCGCGCCACCTCCGGCGACCTCCCGCCCTCGGTCGAGATGGCCCCCGGCGTCACCGTCCGGCACGTCACCGCCGGCCCCTACCAGGGCCTGGCCAAGGAGGACCTCCCCGGCCAGCTGTGCGCGGTGACCTCCGGGGTCCTGCGCGCCGAGGCGATGCGGCCCGAGGGCTGGTACGACGTCGTCCACTCGCACTACTGGCTCTCCGGCCAGGTGGGCTGGCTGGCCGCGGAGCGCTGGAACGTCCCTCTCGTGCACGCCATGCACACGATGGCGAAGGTCAAGAACCTCACCCTGGCCGAGGGCGACCGCCCCGAGCCCGAGGGCCGGGTGATCGGCGAGCAGCAGGTGGTCGACGCCGCCGACCGGCTCGTCGCCAACACCGCGGCCGAGGCCCGCCAGCTCGTGGACCTGTACGGCGCCGACCCGGCGCACGTCGCCGTGGTGCACCCCGGCGTCGACCTCGACGTCTTCCGGCCGGGCGGCCCGGACGCCCGCCGCACCGCCCGGGCGCGCCTCGGCGTCGACCCGGGCAAGGTCGTGCTGCTGTTCGTCGGGCGCATCCAGCCGCTCAAGGCGCCCGACGTCCTGGTGCGCGCGCTGGCCTCGATGGTCGCCGTCACGCCCTCGCTGCGCGAGCACGTCGAGGTCGTCGTGTGCGGCGGCCCCTCCGGCAGCGGACTCGAGCACCCGCACGCGCTGGAGGACCTCGCCACCCGCCTCGGCGTCGCCGACCTCGTGCGGTTCGTCCCGCCGGCGGGCCGCGTCGAGCTCGCCGAGTGGTACCGCGCGGCCGACGTGTGCGTCGTCCCGTCGTACTCCGAGTCCTTCGGCCTCGTGGCCGTCGAGGCCCAGGCGTGCGGCACGCCGGTGGTGGCCGCGCGCGTGGGCGGCCTGCCCACGGCCGTGGCCGACGGCACCAGCGGGCTGCTCGTCGACGGGCACGACCCGCAGGTGTGGGCGCAGGCCCTCTGCTCGGTCGTCACGGACCCGGCGCGCCGGGCCACGTGGGCGCGCGGAGCGGTGGCGCACGCCGCGCGCTTCGGGTGGGACGCCACGGCGGACGCCACCCTCGAGATCTACCGCGACGCCCTGGCCGACCGCGCCGGGCTCGCACTGGCCGGCTCCGCGACGTGA
- the phoU gene encoding phosphate signaling complex protein PhoU has protein sequence MRELYHEQLDQVSDDLIEMTRLVASAMNRATQALLDADLQLAEGVIAGDDAIDAIASKVEADCFQVQARQQPVATDLRIIVAALRISASLERMGDLASHIAKSARMRYPGSAIPAQLRPTFQAMGAVAQNVVSKAGSVIATKDITMAADVARTDEDMDRLHRELFQVVLSPTWEFGVETAVDVTLLSRFYERFADHAVTIAKRVVYVATGEPYADVDPEALAEGL, from the coding sequence ATGCGCGAGCTCTACCACGAGCAGCTCGACCAGGTGAGCGACGACCTGATCGAGATGACCCGGCTGGTCGCCTCGGCGATGAACCGCGCCACCCAGGCCCTGCTCGACGCCGACCTCCAGCTCGCCGAGGGCGTCATCGCCGGCGACGACGCGATCGACGCGATCGCCTCGAAGGTGGAGGCCGACTGCTTCCAGGTGCAGGCCCGCCAGCAGCCCGTGGCCACGGACCTGCGGATCATCGTCGCGGCGCTGCGCATCTCCGCCTCGCTCGAGCGCATGGGCGACCTCGCGTCGCACATCGCCAAGTCCGCCCGGATGCGCTACCCCGGGTCGGCGATCCCGGCCCAGCTGCGCCCGACCTTCCAGGCGATGGGCGCGGTGGCCCAGAACGTGGTCTCCAAGGCCGGCTCCGTGATCGCCACCAAGGACATCACCATGGCCGCCGACGTCGCCCGCACCGACGAGGACATGGACCGCCTGCACCGCGAGCTGTTCCAGGTGGTGCTCTCGCCCACCTGGGAGTTCGGCGTCGAGACGGCGGTCGACGTCACGCTGCTGTCGCGCTTCTACGAGCGCTTCGCCGACCACGCCGTCACCATCGCCAAGCGCGTGGTCTACGTGGCCACTGGCGAGCCGTACGCCGACGTCGACCCGGAGGCCCTCGCCGAGGGGCTCTGA
- a CDS encoding YbjN domain-containing protein, which translates to MSGAPDRSAAAAEVVRAALADAGLDHEETAPGRFVVVLPGERKQRTTCSLVVGEHALTVQAFVARHVDENAEAVFRWLLERNLRTYAVAFSVDRLGDIYLTGRLPLAAVTPDELDRVLGAVLEYADGSFNTILEMGFATAIRREWQWRTSRGESTANLEAFRHLADPPSS; encoded by the coding sequence GTGAGCGGCGCCCCGGACCGGTCCGCGGCCGCGGCCGAGGTGGTGCGGGCGGCCCTGGCCGACGCCGGCCTCGACCACGAGGAGACCGCTCCCGGCCGGTTCGTGGTGGTGCTGCCCGGCGAGCGCAAGCAGCGCACGACCTGCTCCCTCGTCGTCGGCGAGCACGCGCTCACGGTGCAGGCGTTCGTCGCCCGGCACGTCGACGAGAACGCCGAGGCGGTCTTCCGCTGGCTGCTCGAGCGCAACCTGCGCACCTACGCCGTCGCGTTCTCGGTGGACCGGCTCGGCGACATCTACCTCACCGGCCGGCTCCCGCTCGCGGCCGTGACCCCCGACGAGCTCGACCGCGTCCTGGGCGCGGTGCTCGAGTACGCCGACGGGTCGTTCAACACGATCCTCGAGATGGGGTTCGCCACCGCCATCCGGCGCGAGTGGCAGTGGCGCACGAGCCGGGGCGAGAGCACCGCCAACCTCGAGGCGTTCCGCCACCTGGCCGACCCGCCGTCGTCCTGA
- a CDS encoding phosphoglyceromutase, with product MTDAPYTLVLLRHGESTWNALNQFTGWVDVDLSEKGEAEARRGGELLRDSGLLPDVVHTSLLRRAIRTAQISLDVCDRHWIPVTRNWRLNERHYGALQGKNKKQTLDAYGEEQFMLWRRSYDTPPPPIDPDDEFSQTHDPRYAWLPPETNPRTECLADVVVRLIPYWEDVIVADLRAGLTVLVAAHGNSLRALVKHLDGISDADIAGLNIPTGIPLVYRLDEALRPVVPGGEYLDPEAAATAAAAVANQGKG from the coding sequence ATGACCGACGCGCCGTACACCCTGGTCCTGCTCCGCCACGGCGAGAGCACCTGGAACGCCCTCAACCAGTTCACCGGCTGGGTCGACGTCGACCTGTCCGAGAAGGGCGAGGCCGAGGCCCGCCGCGGCGGTGAGCTGCTGCGCGACTCGGGCCTGCTGCCCGACGTGGTGCACACCTCGCTGCTGCGCCGGGCGATCCGCACCGCGCAGATCTCCCTCGACGTCTGCGACCGGCACTGGATCCCGGTCACCCGCAACTGGCGGCTCAACGAGCGCCACTACGGCGCGCTGCAGGGCAAGAACAAGAAGCAGACCCTCGACGCCTACGGCGAGGAGCAGTTCATGCTCTGGCGCCGCTCCTACGACACCCCGCCGCCGCCGATCGACCCGGACGACGAGTTCTCCCAGACCCACGACCCGCGCTACGCGTGGCTGCCGCCGGAGACCAACCCGCGCACCGAGTGCCTCGCGGACGTCGTCGTCCGCCTGATCCCGTACTGGGAGGACGTGATCGTCGCGGACCTGCGCGCCGGTCTCACCGTGCTGGTCGCCGCGCACGGCAACTCGCTGCGGGCACTGGTGAAGCACCTCGACGGGATCAGCGACGCCGACATCGCCGGCCTCAACATCCCGACGGGCATCCCGCTGGTGTACCGGCTCGACGAGGCGCTGCGCCCGGTCGTGCCCGGCGGCGAGTACCTCGACCCCGAGGCGGCCGCGACCGCGGCGGCGGCCGTGGCCAACCAGGGCAAGGGCTGA